Proteins encoded by one window of Sorex araneus isolate mSorAra2 chromosome 3, mSorAra2.pri, whole genome shotgun sequence:
- the LOC129403583 gene encoding 40S ribosomal protein S15a-like produces the protein MVRMNVLADALKSINNAEKRGKRQVLIRPCSKVIVRFLTIMMKHGYIGEFEIIDDHRAGKIVVNLTGRLNKCGVISPRFDVQLKDLEKWQNNLLPSRQFGFIVLTTSAGIMDHEEARRKHTGGKILGFFF, from the coding sequence ATGGTGCGCATGAACGTCCTGGCCGACGCGCTCAAGAGCATCAACAACGCCGAGAAGCGCGGCAAGCGCCAGGTGCTCATCCGGCCGTGCTCCAAGGTCATCGTCAGGTTCCTCACCATCATGATGAAGCACGGTTACATCGGCGAGTTTGAAATCATTGACGATCACCGCGCCGGGAAGATCGTCGTGAACCTCACAGGCAGGTTGAACAAGTGCGGCGTGATCAGCCCCAGGTTTGACGTGCAGCTCAAAGACCTAGAGAAGTGGCAGAACAACCTGCTCCCGTCCCGTCAGTTCGGTTTCATTGTACTGACCACCTCAGCTGGCATCATGGACCATGAAGAAGCGAGACGGAAACACACAGGAGGGAAAATCCTGGGATTCTTTTTCTAG